One Elaeis guineensis isolate ETL-2024a chromosome 10, EG11, whole genome shotgun sequence genomic window carries:
- the LOC105052830 gene encoding uncharacterized protein At5g50100, chloroplastic isoform X3, with the protein MACRAILPRLSLRPPISASSASTSPFTILSCRPSHSLRAFRCHVHSEAKLETVTQPEEDTCTSMPWRIKMLYDGDCPLCMREVNMLKERNKLYGAIKFVDISSKDYSPEENQGLDYKTVMGRIHAILSDGTVVRDVEAFRKLYEEVGLGWVYAITKYEPVATIANAVYSVWAKYRLQITG; encoded by the exons aTGGCGTGCAGAGCAATTCTTCCTCGCCTGTCTCTCCGTCCTCCAATCTCGGCTTCTTCGGCGTCCACCTCTCCGTTCACAATCTTATCATGCCGCCCTTCCCACTCCCTTCGCG CTTTCAGATGTCACGTTCATTCAGAAGCCAAGTTGGAAACAGTGACACAACCAGAGGAAGACACTTGTACATCTATGCCATGGAGGATTAAAATGCTATATGATGGGGATTGCCCACTTTGTATGCGTGAG GTAAACATGCTTAAGGAGAGGAATAAACTCTATGGAGCTATAAAATTTGTTGACATAAGCTCAAAGGATTACTCCCCTGAGGAGAACCAGGGCCTTGACTATAAAACT GTGATGGGAAGAATCCATGCAATTCTTTCGGATGGAACTGTTGTAAGGGATGTTGAA GCATTTAGAAAATTGTATGAAGAAGTTGGTCTTGGATGGGTTTATGCCATCACAAAATATGAGCCA GTGGCTACAATAGCAAATGCTGTCTATAGTGTTTGGGCCAAGTACCGTTTGCAAATTACAG
- the LOC105052830 gene encoding uncharacterized protein At5g50100, chloroplastic isoform X4, whose product MACRAILPRLSLRPPISASSASTSPFTILSCRPSHSLRAFRCHVHSEAKLETVTQPEEDTCTSMPWRIKMLYDGDCPLCMREVNMLKERNKLYGAIKFVDISSKDYSPEENQGLDYKTVMGRIHAILSDGTVVRDVEAFRKLYEEVGLGWVYAITKYEPVDLHWKTSWNQD is encoded by the exons aTGGCGTGCAGAGCAATTCTTCCTCGCCTGTCTCTCCGTCCTCCAATCTCGGCTTCTTCGGCGTCCACCTCTCCGTTCACAATCTTATCATGCCGCCCTTCCCACTCCCTTCGCG CTTTCAGATGTCACGTTCATTCAGAAGCCAAGTTGGAAACAGTGACACAACCAGAGGAAGACACTTGTACATCTATGCCATGGAGGATTAAAATGCTATATGATGGGGATTGCCCACTTTGTATGCGTGAG GTAAACATGCTTAAGGAGAGGAATAAACTCTATGGAGCTATAAAATTTGTTGACATAAGCTCAAAGGATTACTCCCCTGAGGAGAACCAGGGCCTTGACTATAAAACT GTGATGGGAAGAATCCATGCAATTCTTTCGGATGGAACTGTTGTAAGGGATGTTGAA GCATTTAGAAAATTGTATGAAGAAGTTGGTCTTGGATGGGTTTATGCCATCACAAAATATGAGCCA
- the LOC105052829 gene encoding uncharacterized protein isoform X2: protein MSSSDSMESAGPSLDDCLKLLRGERDEQKLAGLLLATKFCRGDDDASILQVYHAVAPRFLHRLLVTGMGKGTGDIKGGEDREAYLRLAVTVLAGFCRVAEIASSEGMISKVPLVAEIISKSSDPSIFEECYEYLLLVATASENSITKFYEPRVMDMLAPHISTLIDGSRSLELAMRLLQLVVNKLSVDMMNTENISGISCMVASIAKQFAVLQNVFKFDALHLLATLLSSNNSLLHDALRSKASKIWAAQIRIGIMTILQNRVVSAEKLQALLLAESMMSIVGENWLLECSKLNENDDQDPLPADKFLLLVLESSRIEVAVLLNELAYLKYEASKSSSNTAETIVQKQRNLAISFSLIEKIIKLISNVSGAVDHPINESTLMKAIAGLNETINLVLDFLEDSKDHGQRKGDDLLAAARIIGSYLAETPLACKEKTQHLLGYILSIEGEDESSPFYSVCFLLPMLCQITMEVDGCKALASFEGHIARNELQVKLEGSQFIHLLKALALWTESSNDPFIDMMASSICALIFDLTSEESLLNSPGFDRSSIDILSRLLVRSLNEGETSNNAEDQLDLHQIITAGYHRWADRFPRVRNTFEHAMNTQRF from the exons ATGTCGTCATCCGATTCCATG GAGTCTGCCGGTCCTTCTCTGGACGACTGCTTGAAGCTTCTGAGAGGAGAGCGGGACGAGCAGAAACTGGCCGGTCTCCTCCTCGCTACCAAGTTCTGTCGAGGGGACGACGACGCCTCCATCCTCCAGGTTTATCATGCCGTCGCCCCTCGATTCCTCCACCGTCTTCTGGTCACCG GAATGGGCAAAGGAACCGGTGATATTAAGGGTGGCGAGGATCGGGAAGCGTATTTGAGGCTCGCTGTTACAGTTCTCGCGGGGTTTTGTCGGGTAGCAGAGATTGCTTCTTCAGAGGGAATGATCTCTAAAGTTCCTCTTGTAGCAGAGATCATATCAAAATC GTCGGACCCATCAATTTTTGAGGAATGCTACGAATATCTATTGTTGGTTGCAACAGCTTCAGAAAATAGTATCACAAAATTTTATGAGCCTAGAGTAATGGATATGCTAGCTCCACATATCTCTACTTTGATTGATG GTTCTCGGTCATTGGAGCTTGCCATGCGACTGCTACAGTTGGTTGTGAATAAGCTATCTGTGGACATGATGAATACTGAAAACATATCAGGCATCTCATGCATG GTGGCTTCTATTGCTAAACAATTTGCTGTCCTGCAAAATGTGTTCAAGTTTGATGCTTTGCACCTACTCGCTACTCTTTTGTCTTCAAATAACAGT CTACTTCATGATGCTCTAAGGTCGAAGGCAAGCAAAATTTGGGCAGCTCAAATACGTATTGGCATTATGACAATCCTTCAAAACCGTGTTG TGTCTGCTGAAAAGCTTCAGGCTCTTCTTCTGGCGGAGTCCATGATGTCTATAGTTGGTGAAAACTGGCTGCTGGAATGCAGTAAATTGAATGAGAATGATGACCAGGATCCTTTGCCAGCTGACAA GTTTCTGTTACTTGTACTTGAGTCTTCAAGGATTGAAGTTGCTGTTCTTCTCAATGAACTTGCCTACTTGaaatatgaagcttctaaaagtTCTTCAAATACTGCTGAAACCATTGTCCAGAAGCAGAGAAATCTTGCTATATCATTTTCCTTGATAGAGAAGATCATTAAACTAATTTCAAATGTTTCTGGGGCAGTAG atcACCCTATTAATGAAAGCACCTTAATGAAGGCTATTGCGGGACTCAATGAGACGATAAATTTAGTACTTGATTTTTTAGAAGATTCCAAG GATCATGGACAGAGAAAAGGAGATGATCTTTTAGCTGCAGCACGAATAATTGGAAG TTATCTCGCAGAAACACCCTTGGCATGCAAGGAAAAGACTCAACATCTCTTAGGATATATTCTCTCAATTGAAGGTGAAGATGAATCAAG CCCCTTTTACTCTGTCTGCTTCTTGCTTCCAATGTTGTGCCAAATAACCATGGAGGTTGATGGATGCAAGGCCTTGGCTTCATTCGAAGGACATATTGCT aGAAATGAACTTCAAGTTAAACTGGAGGGTTCTCAATTCATCCATCTTTTAAAAGCATTAGCCTTGTGGACTG AGAGTAGCAATGATCCATTCATTGACATGATGGCTTCAAGCATCTGCGCTTTGATATTTGACTTAACATCAGAGGAATCTCTTTTAAACAGTCCCGGATTTGACAGAAGTAGCATCGATATTTTATCTCGGCTTCTTGTCAGAAGTTTGAATGAG GGGGAGACAAGCAACAATGCAGAGGACCAATTGGACCTCCATCAGATAATTACTGCAG
- the LOC105052829 gene encoding uncharacterized protein isoform X1: MSSSDSMESAGPSLDDCLKLLRGERDEQKLAGLLLATKFCRGDDDASILQVYHAVAPRFLHRLLVTGMGKGTGDIKGGEDREAYLRLAVTVLAGFCRVAEIASSEGMISKVPLVAEIISKSSDPSIFEECYEYLLLVATASENSITKFYEPRVMDMLAPHISTLIDGSRSLELAMRLLQLVVNKLSVDMMNTENISGISCMVASIAKQFAVLQNVFKFDALHLLATLLSSNNSLLHDALRSKASKIWAAQIRIGIMTILQNRVVSAEKLQALLLAESMMSIVGENWLLECSKLNENDDQDPLPADKFLLLVLESSRIEVAVLLNELAYLKYEASKSSSNTAETIVQKQRNLAISFSLIEKIIKLISNVSGAVDHPINESTLMKAIAGLNETINLVLDFLEDSKDHGQRKGDDLLAAARIIGSYLAETPLACKEKTQHLLGYILSIEGEDESSPFYSVCFLLPMLCQITMEVDGCKALASFEGHIAVVDCLVKMIGRYGTTVEDNGPIFLACDTILNFLLNRNELQVKLEGSQFIHLLKALALWTESSNDPFIDMMASSICALIFDLTSEESLLNSPGFDRSSIDILSRLLVRSLNEGETSNNAEDQLDLHQIITAGYHRWADRFPRVRNTFEHAMNTQRF, translated from the exons ATGTCGTCATCCGATTCCATG GAGTCTGCCGGTCCTTCTCTGGACGACTGCTTGAAGCTTCTGAGAGGAGAGCGGGACGAGCAGAAACTGGCCGGTCTCCTCCTCGCTACCAAGTTCTGTCGAGGGGACGACGACGCCTCCATCCTCCAGGTTTATCATGCCGTCGCCCCTCGATTCCTCCACCGTCTTCTGGTCACCG GAATGGGCAAAGGAACCGGTGATATTAAGGGTGGCGAGGATCGGGAAGCGTATTTGAGGCTCGCTGTTACAGTTCTCGCGGGGTTTTGTCGGGTAGCAGAGATTGCTTCTTCAGAGGGAATGATCTCTAAAGTTCCTCTTGTAGCAGAGATCATATCAAAATC GTCGGACCCATCAATTTTTGAGGAATGCTACGAATATCTATTGTTGGTTGCAACAGCTTCAGAAAATAGTATCACAAAATTTTATGAGCCTAGAGTAATGGATATGCTAGCTCCACATATCTCTACTTTGATTGATG GTTCTCGGTCATTGGAGCTTGCCATGCGACTGCTACAGTTGGTTGTGAATAAGCTATCTGTGGACATGATGAATACTGAAAACATATCAGGCATCTCATGCATG GTGGCTTCTATTGCTAAACAATTTGCTGTCCTGCAAAATGTGTTCAAGTTTGATGCTTTGCACCTACTCGCTACTCTTTTGTCTTCAAATAACAGT CTACTTCATGATGCTCTAAGGTCGAAGGCAAGCAAAATTTGGGCAGCTCAAATACGTATTGGCATTATGACAATCCTTCAAAACCGTGTTG TGTCTGCTGAAAAGCTTCAGGCTCTTCTTCTGGCGGAGTCCATGATGTCTATAGTTGGTGAAAACTGGCTGCTGGAATGCAGTAAATTGAATGAGAATGATGACCAGGATCCTTTGCCAGCTGACAA GTTTCTGTTACTTGTACTTGAGTCTTCAAGGATTGAAGTTGCTGTTCTTCTCAATGAACTTGCCTACTTGaaatatgaagcttctaaaagtTCTTCAAATACTGCTGAAACCATTGTCCAGAAGCAGAGAAATCTTGCTATATCATTTTCCTTGATAGAGAAGATCATTAAACTAATTTCAAATGTTTCTGGGGCAGTAG atcACCCTATTAATGAAAGCACCTTAATGAAGGCTATTGCGGGACTCAATGAGACGATAAATTTAGTACTTGATTTTTTAGAAGATTCCAAG GATCATGGACAGAGAAAAGGAGATGATCTTTTAGCTGCAGCACGAATAATTGGAAG TTATCTCGCAGAAACACCCTTGGCATGCAAGGAAAAGACTCAACATCTCTTAGGATATATTCTCTCAATTGAAGGTGAAGATGAATCAAG CCCCTTTTACTCTGTCTGCTTCTTGCTTCCAATGTTGTGCCAAATAACCATGGAGGTTGATGGATGCAAGGCCTTGGCTTCATTCGAAGGACATATTGCT GTGGTAGATTGCCTTGTGAAAATGATTGGAAGATATGGAACGACGGTGGAGGATAATGGTCCAATATTCCTAGCATGCGACACTATCCTGAACTTTCTACTAAAT aGAAATGAACTTCAAGTTAAACTGGAGGGTTCTCAATTCATCCATCTTTTAAAAGCATTAGCCTTGTGGACTG AGAGTAGCAATGATCCATTCATTGACATGATGGCTTCAAGCATCTGCGCTTTGATATTTGACTTAACATCAGAGGAATCTCTTTTAAACAGTCCCGGATTTGACAGAAGTAGCATCGATATTTTATCTCGGCTTCTTGTCAGAAGTTTGAATGAG GGGGAGACAAGCAACAATGCAGAGGACCAATTGGACCTCCATCAGATAATTACTGCAG